The Calothrix sp. PCC 7507 DNA segment GTTTCTTCATGCAATTCTCGGTGGACTGTAGTAGGAATATCTTCTCCCCAGTCTACCATGCCTCCAGGTAACGCCCAGCGACCATCGTCGCGCCGTCGAATCAGGACAATCCGACCGTCGGGTAAAATCGGGATGATACTAGTACCAGTAATGGGATGACGGAATATTATACCCAGTACTGTTTGTCCAATGCGCCAGAGGCTACGTGTGGACTGGACAGCTGCCGCAAAAAAAGCAAGAACGTTCAATCTTCAAAATATATGGGTTGTATTCGATGATTCCCTACCACTTAACATAGACTCAACTAATGCAGTGTTGAGTTGTGTTTACCACAAAAATGTTTGCGGTTTGGGATGTTATTCTAACGCTGCCGTAGAATACACCAATTTTAACATCTACCACAAGAATAGATTAGTATATTTTTACACCCTAAGACTGATATGTTCAGTTTTTTTATTCTGTACCTAGCATCCGCCTGGTTAAGACCTTCGCGTAGGACGTGGGTCTTCTTTTTGTTCAAGCTAAAATTCTTGCAAGAGATTATTTGCCCGTAATTGCTAACCGGAGAATAACGCTGACTTCTATTGACACAACAAAATTTAATGCGATAGAATGATATGCTGTTTAAAGCGCTTTGAATGCTAGACTAGGCTGAAACTATATCAATAACATCGGTAGCTAATATTGCCTATGTAATGCCTAGTTGCCGTTTTTTGTTGTTTATTTAATGAGGTGAATATGGCCAAGCGCCGCAATCCGAAAAAAGAAAAGGCGCTACGGAACCAGGCGTATGCCAGAAAGTTTCGTAAACGGACGACTACAGGAAGAATGCAAAGAAGGTTCCAACAAAGACCACCGAAGAGTGAAGAAGATGAAGGAGCAGCAACAATTGATGCTGAATAAGGTATCTATAGCAGGGAACGGGTAATAGGGAACAAGCTTCGCCGCTAGCCTCGCCTTAGCGTTCGACGGCTCGACTGAGCTATCACGGTTCCGCTGAGGTCACTAAAGGTGCCGA contains these protein-coding regions:
- a CDS encoding NUDIX hydrolase, which codes for MNVLAFFAAAVQSTRSLWRIGQTVLGIIFRHPITGTSIIPILPDGRIVLIRRRDDGRWALPGGMVDWGEDIPTTVHRELHEETGLNLVKIQRLVGVYSSPDRDPRIHSICVVVEAEVDGTMEVQDTLEVMEIRAFSLNALPPEPMSHDHSRQLQDYLNGLTTLA